The Setaria viridis chromosome 6, Setaria_viridis_v4.0, whole genome shotgun sequence genome contains a region encoding:
- the LOC117860433 gene encoding uncharacterized protein, with translation MAAGGRVSIPAGVRRTVADIKEIAGGHTDEEVYAMLRECNMDPNETAQRLLLEDTFHEVKRKRDKKKEGSKEPSDSRWRPALQGRGGKSGRGNYSSRSLSSSNDSSGRSAISGKENGIIHVMEKGSGSTLTINTNMDVKVSTSMASSSSGFPNGPSQSVDPIAVVVTSSNAAGDTIKSGSAASADLKGDLLSKDVVATVGPNVPQSLRPASPSDSVAVPSLDSHGLGDAGAGASRQAIGSNKTLVEHKVGRDVPIDNKGSSQQSVSSSFGRSSGSRPSSSYSSRSQQSCGSQKVIPSKEWKPKPTSSAASQATENVAIPNSVPLAADTITQSSISNSVGTEDLLKVDKSFNGLQLSDKQHVIIPDHLQVSESEKYGLSFGSFNASFQQTMGSSDPECVKSSLPEYNSSHELNGSDDEPQPVQSDQNSSSPVQDEADHVPQQLPSAKLENCAPSAMEISFIAPTESDECRDDSAASGVPQSTSVCTAPSYMTYGLAPQSHGNEIAVIDKSESQVQAPIDFSTSYSTQSYQPATDADERLSPFLAAESAHKYGNIPVIPAQTGQDHEGNNSPVIASSVSASVATPASGVLLTSVAIPQQSVPVFRQPLGVHIPHFPTNYVPYNQYISPFFIPPPTLHPFMSNATFPQPPSTGAMYPAPGSAGILPPVKYSLPPFKPGPNTGSQASIGIPGGYGTYGSSPSVYTNSTNNTTVSSGNPAENDDVTSSQFKENSIYIAGLQTEGSALWIPTPGRDISALQANSFFGLPPQGQQVTFAPQAGPFGGIYHPAHTVAGAAVHPLLQPSHTMAGAVEIVGAPSSVYQHPQAQMNWGSY, from the exons atggcggcgggcggtAGGGTTTCGATCCCGGCGGGGGTGCGGCGCACGGTCGCGGACATCAAGGAGATCGCCGGCGGTCACACCGACGAGGAGGTCTACGCCATGCTCCGCGAGTGTAACATGGATCCCAACGAGACCGCCCAGAGGCTCCTCCTCGAAG ATACCTTTCATGAGGTGAAAAGGAAGCGTGACAAGAAAAAAGAG GGTAGTAAAGAGCCATCGGATTCCCGGTGGAGACCTGCCCTGCAGGGACGAGGTGGAAAGAGTGGTCGGGGGAACTATTCTTCACGCAGTTTGTCCAGTTCTAATG ATTCTTCTGGACGAAGTGCTATTTCTGGAAAGGAGAATGGAATAATTCATGTCATGGAAAAAGGCAGTGGTTCTACTCTGACAATCAATACAAATATGGATGTCAAAGTTTCTACTTCCATGGCAAG TTCGTCAAGTGGTTTTCCCAATGGTCCTTCTCAATCAGTTGATCCTATTGCTGTGGTGGTGACAAGTTCTAATGCTGCTGGTGATACGATTAAGTCTGGTTCAGCAGCCTCGGCTGATCTGAAAGGTGATCTTTTGTCTAAGGATGTAGTTGCTACTGTAGGTCCAAATGTACCACAATCACTGAGACCAGCATCACCATCAGATTCAGTGGCTGTGCCTTCTCTTGATTCTCACGGCCTTGGtgatgctggtgctggtgcttcCAGACAAGCTATTGGAAGCAACAAGACATTGGTAGAACATAAGGTGGGCCGTGATGTACCAATAGACAATAAAG GCTCCTCCCAACAATCTGTCTCATCATCGTTTGGACGATCATCTGGTAGTAGACCATCTTCTAGCTACAGCAGTCGTTCACAACAGTCATGTGGATCCCAAAAAG TTATTCCAAGTAAAGAATGGAAGCCAAAACCAACTAGCTCGGCTGCTTCCCAAGCAACCGAGAATGTCGCCATACCTAACAGTGTACCTTTGGCTGCTGACACCATTACCCAATCATCAATATCAAATTCAGTTGGCACAGAGGATCTGTTGAAGGTGGACAAGAGCTTCAATGGTCTGCAGTTATCAGATAAGCAACATGTGATAATTCCAGATCATCTTCAGGTGTCCGAGTCAGAAAAATATGGCCTTAGTTTCGGAAGCTTCAATGCCAGTTTTCAGCAGACTATGGGCTCTTCTGATCCTGAGTGTGTGAAGAGCTCTTTACCTGAATACAATTCGTCACATGAATTGAATGGcagtgatgatgagcctcaacCTGTGCAAAG TGATCAGAATTCATCCTCTCCTGTTCAAGATGAAGCTGACCATGTTCCCCAGCAACTACCTTCTGCAAAGCTAGAAAATTGTGCACCCTCAGCAATGGAGATTTCCTTTATTGCCCCAACAGAATCTGATGAATGTAGGGATGATTCAGCCGCTTCAGGGGTTCCCCAATCTACGTCAGTTTGTACCGCACCATCTTACATGACATATGGATTGGCACCACAATCACATGGGAATGAGATTGCGGTGATAGATAAGTCTGAATCTCAG GTACAAGCACCAAttgatttttctacaagttATTCTACGCAATCGTATCAACCTGCAACGGATGCTGATGAACGGCTGTCCCCTTTTCTTGCTGCTGAATCTGCACACAAGTATGGGAATATTCCAGTGATTCCTGCACAAACTGGCCAGGATCATGAG GGGAATAACTCACCTGTGATTGCTTCATCTGTTTCTGCTTCGGTTGCTACCCCTGCTTCTGGAGTTCTACTGACTTCAGTTGCTATCCCTCAACAGTCTGTTCCTGTATTTCGCCAGCCTTTGGGTGTTCATATACCACATTTTCCGACAAATTATGTCCCATACAATCAGTACATTTCACCATTTTTTATTCCACCCCCTACTCTTCACCCTTTTATGAGTAATGCTACATTTCCCCAGCCACCTTCAACTGGGGCCATGTATCCAGCTCCTGGAAGTGCAGGAATTCTGCCACCTGTCAAATACTCACTCCCTCCATTCAAGCCTGGTCCTAACACTGGGAGCCAGGCATCTATTGGAATACCTGGTGGCTATGGAACATATGGTTCTAGTCCATCAGTTTATACTAATAGTACTAATAACACAACTGTGTCATCTGGAAATCCGGCAGAGAATGATGATGTTACTTCATCTCAGTTCAAGGAAAATAGCATCTATATTGCTGGGCTCCAG ACTGAAGGTTCTGCTCTATGGATTCCTACGCCTGGACGTGATATTTCTGCTCTTCAGGCCAATTCCTTCTTTGGTCTCCCCCCTCAGGGACAGCAGGTAACTTTTGCACCTCAAGCTGGTCCTTTTGGAGGGATCTACCACCCAGCACACACTGTGGCAGGAGCTGCTGTTCATCCGCTGCTCCAGCCATCTCACACCATGGCTGGAGCTGTTGAAATAGTCGGGGCACCTAGCAGTGTTTACCAGCATCCGCAAGCTCAGATGAATTGGGGAAGTTACTGA